In one window of Planctomycetia bacterium DNA:
- a CDS encoding tetratricopeptide repeat protein, whose translation MCRVAFVLLLAVCCGASQFMHQARGAQGPTELVAAGNASLTAGNEEEALKSFSDVLRAEPANVGAKVGRAEIAMRRELYPQAIAGFSAAVAAEPNSAAHYARRAAAYAGDLQYAPAVADWTLAIERDAKQPAYLVGRGDAYLAQKNTDAALTDYIAAVRGFPDYLPGFLRLARTQLRVKKDLSRAASTYTDALRIDPKCVEALVGRGDTYLQDEQYSVALRDLTQAVELKKDDAPARSLRGDVELLHGHYKESVADYRKAVELEPRNALFHCDLGCALVRSEDYAGAIKSLKRSAKLDPKMSRAFIYLAVAEFSQGNQSAAQAALDGAKKLDDKWKDAKLERRHSRFIAFANGTDKPVEVKVWYFTDAIDGRLAWYPAEPGQGEPITHKIKAHDTLYPAYKGMRLPVAKLRFTVRADDGSFTIDRFQNTDLDAAPTGGYIDTAPQTFSFPIVLPEK comes from the coding sequence GTGTGTCGTGTTGCTTTCGTCTTACTGCTGGCCGTGTGCTGCGGTGCGTCGCAGTTTATGCACCAAGCAAGGGGCGCGCAAGGCCCGACGGAGTTGGTCGCCGCGGGGAATGCCTCGCTCACGGCCGGCAACGAGGAGGAGGCGTTGAAATCGTTTTCGGACGTGTTGCGCGCGGAGCCCGCGAACGTCGGGGCGAAGGTCGGTCGGGCCGAGATTGCGATGCGCCGCGAGTTGTACCCTCAGGCGATCGCGGGCTTCTCCGCCGCCGTCGCCGCCGAGCCGAACAGCGCCGCACATTATGCACGCCGCGCGGCCGCCTATGCCGGCGACTTGCAATATGCCCCGGCCGTGGCCGATTGGACGCTTGCGATCGAACGCGATGCGAAGCAGCCGGCCTATCTAGTCGGCCGCGGCGATGCCTACCTCGCGCAGAAAAACACCGACGCCGCTCTGACCGACTACATCGCCGCCGTGCGTGGTTTTCCCGACTATCTGCCCGGGTTCTTGCGATTGGCCCGAACGCAGTTGCGAGTGAAAAAGGACTTGAGCCGGGCCGCGAGCACTTACACCGATGCGCTCCGGATCGATCCGAAGTGCGTCGAGGCATTGGTCGGCCGGGGAGATACTTATCTGCAAGACGAACAATACTCGGTCGCTCTACGCGATCTCACGCAGGCCGTCGAGTTGAAGAAAGACGATGCGCCGGCGCGAAGCTTGCGCGGCGATGTCGAACTGCTGCACGGCCATTACAAGGAGTCGGTCGCCGACTACCGCAAAGCGGTTGAGCTTGAGCCGCGCAACGCGCTGTTTCATTGCGACCTCGGCTGCGCGCTCGTTCGGTCGGAAGACTACGCGGGCGCGATCAAGAGCCTGAAGCGCTCGGCGAAGCTCGACCCGAAGATGAGCCGCGCGTTCATCTATCTAGCGGTCGCGGAGTTTTCGCAGGGGAACCAGTCGGCCGCGCAAGCCGCTTTGGACGGCGCGAAAAAACTCGACGACAAATGGAAGGACGCGAAACTCGAACGCCGGCATTCGCGCTTCATCGCGTTTGCCAACGGCACCGATAAGCCGGTCGAGGTGAAGGTATGGTATTTCACCGATGCGATCGACGGACGTTTAGCGTGGTATCCTGCGGAGCCTGGGCAAGGAGAACCGATCACACACAAGATCAAAGCCCACGACACACTGTATCCAGCGTACAAAGGAATGCGGCTTCCCGTCGCGAAGCTCCGCTTTACGGTGCGCGCGGACGACGGCTCGTTCACGATCGATCGTTTTCAAAACACGGATTTGGACGCCGCGCCGACAGGGGGATACATTGATACTGCACCTCAAACATTCAGTTTCCCGATCGTTTTGCCCGAAAAATGA
- a CDS encoding putative Ig domain-containing protein, producing MPSAGDFETWELLGRNAYGAVYRGVQFSLKRDVAIFELDAGLRKEAEHSPRFWDDVTQIAQLTDDALVPVFAIDRKLGWIVMELMSGHCGQLLDKPLSVEVARSILRQGLAGLRRLHEAGRTHGDLRPATLLIHRSGRVKLSFALGAAMTGGLPYQRREMKYIAPELVSPALGEFGPRADLYCLGFSVLELLLGPKFATRFAGVGNESEADNRTAWMRWHADEAARLPNVEELVPGAAGPLGVVLDRLLKKRSADRFASAEEALALLAEAPLVPVIAPGSAADGSAGGAALVGEVDKLLDPSSRYDVVAPASSGGAAGASASASSQPRKQVAAPSKGAAANVKNKKSQLPAILVGLGFAAIVGWIVLSDSRKSGPAVDDAASKVPALSEPPPKEVPKPAAVVNQPPVLTLPAEQTITAESPFRTTIKAVDPDVPPNVVRYRLVDGPSGALLDAATGVFAWTPPAIDAPQRVELNVVAEDDATPKQSAAGKFVLQIIPRNKPPTIDPIADAVVELPLDPEIDVPAVSLRVRATDPDDPGGLPRFVLVEPALPGAKLDARTGRFTFTPPDAALLKPGSYPVAIEVFDQGSIPASTKAEFKIIVKSTAP from the coding sequence ATGCCCAGCGCCGGTGATTTCGAAACGTGGGAACTGCTCGGACGCAACGCCTACGGCGCCGTCTATCGAGGCGTGCAGTTTTCGTTGAAGCGCGACGTCGCGATCTTCGAGCTCGATGCTGGCTTGCGCAAGGAAGCCGAACACTCGCCCCGTTTTTGGGACGACGTTACGCAAATCGCACAACTCACCGACGACGCGCTCGTGCCGGTGTTTGCGATCGATCGCAAGCTCGGATGGATCGTGATGGAGCTGATGTCGGGCCACTGCGGACAATTGCTCGACAAGCCGCTGTCGGTCGAGGTCGCGCGGTCGATCTTGCGGCAAGGGCTGGCGGGCCTGCGCCGGTTGCACGAAGCCGGCCGCACGCACGGCGATCTTCGGCCGGCGACGTTGCTCATTCATCGCAGCGGTCGAGTGAAACTGAGCTTTGCGCTCGGCGCGGCGATGACAGGAGGCTTGCCGTATCAACGGCGCGAGATGAAGTATATCGCGCCGGAATTGGTAAGCCCCGCGCTCGGCGAGTTCGGGCCGCGAGCCGATTTATATTGCCTCGGCTTCAGCGTGTTGGAATTGTTGCTCGGCCCTAAGTTCGCGACGCGCTTCGCCGGCGTCGGCAACGAAAGCGAAGCCGACAACCGGACTGCTTGGATGCGCTGGCATGCCGACGAAGCGGCCCGCTTGCCGAACGTCGAAGAATTGGTTCCCGGCGCGGCGGGCCCGTTGGGGGTCGTCCTCGATCGGCTGTTGAAGAAGCGCTCGGCCGATCGTTTCGCTTCGGCGGAAGAAGCGCTGGCGCTCTTGGCCGAAGCGCCGCTCGTGCCGGTGATCGCTCCGGGAAGCGCGGCCGACGGTTCTGCGGGAGGAGCGGCGTTGGTTGGAGAAGTCGATAAGTTGCTCGATCCCTCGTCGCGATACGACGTCGTCGCTCCGGCATCGTCCGGTGGAGCGGCCGGTGCGTCGGCATCGGCTTCATCGCAGCCGCGCAAGCAGGTTGCGGCGCCGTCGAAAGGAGCTGCGGCGAATGTGAAGAATAAGAAGTCGCAACTCCCGGCGATTCTCGTCGGTCTCGGCTTCGCGGCGATCGTCGGTTGGATCGTTCTTTCCGATAGTCGAAAGTCGGGGCCTGCTGTCGATGATGCGGCCTCTAAGGTTCCTGCATTGAGCGAGCCGCCGCCGAAAGAGGTGCCGAAGCCGGCCGCGGTCGTGAACCAGCCGCCGGTGCTGACGTTGCCGGCCGAACAGACGATCACGGCCGAGTCGCCGTTTCGAACGACGATCAAAGCCGTCGATCCCGACGTGCCGCCGAACGTCGTTCGCTATCGCTTGGTGGATGGCCCGAGCGGCGCTCTCTTGGATGCCGCGACGGGCGTATTCGCTTGGACTCCGCCGGCGATCGATGCACCGCAACGAGTGGAACTGAATGTCGTCGCGGAAGACGACGCGACGCCGAAGCAAAGCGCTGCGGGAAAATTCGTGTTGCAAATAATACCGCGCAACAAGCCTCCGACGATCGACCCGATTGCCGATGCCGTCGTCGAGTTGCCGCTCGATCCGGAGATCGATGTGCCGGCCGTTTCGCTGCGCGTGCGCGCGACCGATCCCGACGATCCGGGCGGGCTGCCGCGGTTCGTGTTGGTCGAGCCTGCGCTTCCCGGCGCCAAGCTAGACGCCCGCACCGGACGATTCACGTTCACGCCGCCGGACGCCGCGCTCCTGAAACCGGGGAGCTATCCCGTGGCGATCGAAGTATTCGATCAGGGTTCGATCCCGGCGTCGACGAAAGCTGAGTTTAAGATCATCGTGAAATCGACCGCTCCTTAA